A single genomic interval of Amblyomma americanum isolate KBUSLIRL-KWMA chromosome 11, ASM5285725v1, whole genome shotgun sequence harbors:
- the LOC144109908 gene encoding caspase-7-like isoform X2, with translation MDICADGAQEKGNSTAESDAKPHYFGHVSTPQRDSGPALHTQLVLQQYNNAPIRRGRLVIFNNRVFQPHTNLAERTGADVDEKSLQECFTLLGFAIDTPRRNLSAKDIKEELKKLGEEDYRNYDCFVCCFLTHGTDKDTLYASDGNRVSVDDVMAPFHGDKCRSLRGKPKLFFIQACRGGKLQRGISLDSADARGVGIRIPTHADFLVAYSTVPGFVAWRDPERGSWFVQRLCSVLLELAPSTDLLHMLTVVCKRVAFPEQNEVAVKMSGEEIIAKQMPCFTSTLTHLVYFSRSYPTS, from the exons ACACGTGTCGACACCGCAGAGAGACTCGGGCCCTGCGCTGCACACGCAACTCGTTCTGCAGCAGTACAACAATGCTCCCATCCGAAGAGGCAGACTTGTCATCTTCAACAACAGG GTTTTCCAGCCGCATACCAATTTGGCGGAGCGGACGGGCGCTGACGTGGACGAGAAAAGTCTTCAGGAATGCTTCACACTTCTCGGCTTTGCTATAGACACCCCCCGGAGGAACCTCTCGGCCAAAGACATAAAGGAAGAACTTAAGAAGC TGGGCGAAGAGGATTACAGAAACTATGACTGTTTCGTGTGCTGCTTCTTGACGCACGGCACCGATAAAGACACACTGTACGCCTCCGATGGAAATAGGGTTTCTGTGGACGATGTTATGGCACCGTTCCATGGGGACAAGTGTCGAAGCCTTCGCGGCAAGCCAAAGCTGTTCTTCATTCAG GCTTGTCGCGGCGGGAAGCTCCAGAGGGGCATCTCTCTAGACAGTGCTGATGCAAGGGGCGTCGGCATTCGCATTCCTACGCATGCTGACTTTCTTGTTGCCTACTCTACTGTGCCAG GCTTTGTCGCATGGCGAGACCCGGAGAGGGGCTCCTGGTTTGTGCAGAGGCTGTGTTCCGTCCTGCTAGAGCTGGCACCCTCTACCGACCTCCTTCATATGCTGACGGTGGTGTGCAAGAGGGTCGCCTTCCCCGAACAGAACGAGGTTGCAGTGAAAATGAGCGGCGAGGAGATTATCGCGAAGCAGATGCCGTGCTTCACATCGACGCTCACCCACCTCGTCTATTTCTCAAGGAGCTATCCAACTAGTTAG
- the LOC144109908 gene encoding caspase-7-like isoform X1 has translation MDRMCTDGPQEAGREGNSTAESDAKPHYFGHVSTPQRDSGPALHTQLVLQQYNNAPIRRGRLVIFNNRVFQPHTNLAERTGADVDEKSLQECFTLLGFAIDTPRRNLSAKDIKEELKKLGEEDYRNYDCFVCCFLTHGTDKDTLYASDGNRVSVDDVMAPFHGDKCRSLRGKPKLFFIQACRGGKLQRGISLDSADARGVGIRIPTHADFLVAYSTVPGFVAWRDPERGSWFVQRLCSVLLELAPSTDLLHMLTVVCKRVAFPEQNEVAVKMSGEEIIAKQMPCFTSTLTHLVYFSRSYPTS, from the exons ACACGTGTCGACACCGCAGAGAGACTCGGGCCCTGCGCTGCACACGCAACTCGTTCTGCAGCAGTACAACAATGCTCCCATCCGAAGAGGCAGACTTGTCATCTTCAACAACAGG GTTTTCCAGCCGCATACCAATTTGGCGGAGCGGACGGGCGCTGACGTGGACGAGAAAAGTCTTCAGGAATGCTTCACACTTCTCGGCTTTGCTATAGACACCCCCCGGAGGAACCTCTCGGCCAAAGACATAAAGGAAGAACTTAAGAAGC TGGGCGAAGAGGATTACAGAAACTATGACTGTTTCGTGTGCTGCTTCTTGACGCACGGCACCGATAAAGACACACTGTACGCCTCCGATGGAAATAGGGTTTCTGTGGACGATGTTATGGCACCGTTCCATGGGGACAAGTGTCGAAGCCTTCGCGGCAAGCCAAAGCTGTTCTTCATTCAG GCTTGTCGCGGCGGGAAGCTCCAGAGGGGCATCTCTCTAGACAGTGCTGATGCAAGGGGCGTCGGCATTCGCATTCCTACGCATGCTGACTTTCTTGTTGCCTACTCTACTGTGCCAG GCTTTGTCGCATGGCGAGACCCGGAGAGGGGCTCCTGGTTTGTGCAGAGGCTGTGTTCCGTCCTGCTAGAGCTGGCACCCTCTACCGACCTCCTTCATATGCTGACGGTGGTGTGCAAGAGGGTCGCCTTCCCCGAACAGAACGAGGTTGCAGTGAAAATGAGCGGCGAGGAGATTATCGCGAAGCAGATGCCGTGCTTCACATCGACGCTCACCCACCTCGTCTATTTCTCAAGGAGCTATCCAACTAGTTAG